A genome region from Lytechinus pictus isolate F3 Inbred chromosome 14, Lp3.0, whole genome shotgun sequence includes the following:
- the LOC129276511 gene encoding uncharacterized protein LOC129276511: MADIDIEELHTPTREWKGWIRNRMTHELEWCIVTAGLMGVFRDPEADRARIVLNLADFDIKPLCEGAKRGSHVFTYVDDCYSIKFVSKRYARMIYTFGTETEDDFRTWYRALTGSDVEASGLDLTLDLLSGSSPGEVKREHNDARRMDSGLGEELSPGANQDAQGTSSGAGKFDTIQETEDARGSLGSSGKAGNVTPESNSGKSGSSESLSDSGQSNATTPDSELGDELPKLRTNAHKLRVSRTEQSRFSAPVGDFSLWEEVMGEDGALTKTYSLPMKSLHHVRASSDGEEGDAFEYEPSSTKSTPGQQPTRSATTTPTYRRPGPVTSYSDPSRKKLGSRMTVKASKFVGRMTHLRSQRHKAPLPQSSVVNITIEGDLLRKHKSSLVPCFCILSGNVIYCYKSKDSDDLSDLTIDVYKYRLSKLTAAKTETKELDCAFVLTPHSGSKEYVFIAKDLDVARKWYGHLEDLLKELETRQIRAMQNSAPDLRGSLPLLNQGGKYAVSQQSKYTKSKTRGSTFKRLAIAEEEKRSSIAARMSRASFEDGYGFTEEMSRHRASMDDIIEKGSTGVQADDYEEDAFIEITMDDVLMSKVNNYSDYIILLIRY; the protein is encoded by the coding sequence ATGGCGGATATAGATATCGAAGAACTCCACACCCCAACGAGAGAGTGGAAGGGATGGATCCGAAACCGGATGACGCACGAATTGGAGTGGTGCATCGTCACCGCGGGGTTGATGGGCGTCTTCCGCGACCCCGAGGCCGATCGAGCCCGCATCGTCCTCAACCTCGCCGACTTCGACATCAAGCCTCtatgcgagggagcgaagcgaggCTCGCACGTCTTCACCTACGTCGACGACTGCTACAGCATCAAGTTCGTGTCGAAGCGATACGCGCGGATGATATACACGTTCGGCACCGAAACGGAGGACGATTTTCGAACGTGGTATCGCGCGCTGACCGGAAGTGACGTGGAAGCGTCAGGCTTGGATTTGACCCTCGACCTGTTATCGGGTTCAAGTCCTGGTGAGGTCAAGAGAGAACACAATGACGCACGTCGGATGGACAGTGGTTTGGGAGAGGAATTGTCGCCGGGCGCGAACCAAGACGCACAAGGGACAAGCAGTGGAGCAGGAAAGTTTGATACTATTCAAGAGACAGAGGATGCTAGAGGTAGTCTTGGAAGCAGTGGCAAGGCAGGAAACGTCACACCGGAGAGTAATAGTGGGAAGTCAGGGTCTAGCGAATCGCTGTCTGACTCGGGGCAGAGTAATGCCACAACGCCTGATTCCGAACTAGGGGATGAGTTGCCAAAACTCCGCACTAACGCTCATAAACTTCGAGTGTCTCGCACCGAGCAGTCTCGCTTTAGCGCTCCAGTTGGGGACTTCTCGCTTTGGGAGGAAGTTATGGGGGAGGACGGAGCGCTCACTAAGACTTATTCATTACCCATGAAATCACTGCATCATGTACGGGCCTCGTCCGACGGCGAGGAGGGGGATGCCTTCGAATATGAACCCTCCTCGACGAAATCAACACCTGGTCAACAACCAACTCGTTCGGCGACGACGACACCGACGTATCGACGACCAGGGCCGGTGACGAGTTACAGCGACCCGTCGAGAAAGAAGCTGGGGTCGAGGATGACCGTGAAGGCATCGAAATTCGTCGGCCGAATGACCCATCTTCGATCGCAACGACACAAGGCGCCGCTCCCGCAGTCATCCGTTGTCAATATTACGATCGAAGGCGACCTCCTCAGGAAGCACAAAAGCAGTTTGGTGCCATGTTTCTGTATACTCAGTGGAAATGTTATTTACTGTTACAAATCAAAAGACTCGGATGATTTATCGGATTTAACCATCGACGTTTACAAATACCGACTCTCCAAGCTGACGGCTGCGAAGACGGAAACGAAAGAACTCGATTGCGCCTTCGTCCTCACGCCCCACAGCGGCTCGAAGGAATACGTCTTCATCGCGAAGGATTTGGATGTTGCCCGAAAATGGTACGGACATTTAGAGGATTTATTAAAGGAGTTGGAGACGAGACAGATACGGGCCATGCAAAACTCGGCACCCGATTTAAGAGGGTCCTTGCCATTGTTGAATCAAGGTGGAAAATACGCGGTTAGCCAACAGAGCAAGTACACCAAGTCTAAGACGAGGGGCAGTACCTTCAAACGACTTGCCATTGCggaggaggagaaaaggagCTCGATAGCGGCCCGGATGTCGAGGGCGAGCTTCGAAGATGGGTACGGATTCACGGAGGAGATGAGCAGGCATCGAGCTTCGATGGACGACATCATCGAGAAAGGTAGCACCGGCGTCCAAGCCGACGATTACGAGGAAGATGCTTTCATCGAAATCACAATGGATGACGTCTTAATGTCAAAGGTAAATAATTACTCTGATTACATTATTCTTTTGATTCGTTACTAg